The Phreatobacter oligotrophus genome contains a region encoding:
- a CDS encoding YncE family protein: protein MRLTSIRPALAAGLFVASAAGVLGAPPSALAQIAVSANDGKMRLVDGVATVVEQPRPDSVSIIDFASGTPRVRATIPAPASVVGPPVSVAVTADESLALVSSAMKLDPANPRRTIPDNRVSVIDLKAEPPVVIATLEVGQGAAGLSIHPSGTLAIVANRAEGTVSVLTIAGRAVTVGPKIALGEPTSGPSHVAFTPDGRTALVTRDNDHKISVLAIEGTTVTYTRRDLNAGLRPYGLDVSMRGDMAVVANIGIGGGDADTISLIDVRAQPPRVVNTVSVGQTPEGIKMAPDGRHVAVVVIDGSNKARNSPFFQARGKVAIYEVRGTDLVKVTEAPIGQWSQGAAWSADSRRLLVQNMVGDDIQVFAFENGALREIGTLAMPASPAAIRTAEPVRR from the coding sequence ATGAGGCTCACCTCCATCCGGCCGGCGCTTGCCGCCGGGCTCTTTGTCGCATCCGCGGCGGGAGTCCTCGGCGCCCCTCCATCAGCCCTGGCGCAGATCGCCGTGTCGGCCAATGACGGCAAGATGCGCCTCGTCGACGGCGTCGCCACCGTCGTCGAGCAGCCGCGGCCGGATTCCGTCTCGATCATCGATTTCGCCTCCGGCACGCCGCGGGTGCGGGCGACGATCCCCGCGCCGGCCAGCGTCGTCGGACCGCCCGTGTCCGTTGCGGTGACGGCGGACGAGAGCCTGGCGCTGGTGAGTTCGGCGATGAAGCTCGACCCCGCCAATCCCCGCCGCACCATCCCCGACAACCGCGTCTCGGTCATCGACCTCAAGGCCGAGCCGCCGGTGGTGATCGCGACGCTCGAGGTGGGGCAGGGCGCGGCAGGCCTCTCCATCCACCCCTCCGGCACTCTTGCCATCGTCGCCAACCGCGCCGAGGGCACGGTCTCGGTGCTGACGATTGCCGGGCGAGCGGTGACGGTCGGCCCGAAGATCGCGCTGGGCGAGCCGACCTCCGGCCCGAGCCATGTCGCCTTCACGCCCGATGGCCGGACGGCGCTGGTCACCCGTGACAACGACCACAAGATCTCGGTGCTGGCCATCGAGGGGACGACCGTGACCTACACGCGCCGCGACCTGAATGCGGGCCTGCGTCCCTACGGTCTCGACGTCTCGATGCGCGGCGACATGGCGGTGGTGGCCAACATCGGCATCGGCGGCGGCGACGCCGACACGATCAGCCTCATCGACGTCCGGGCGCAGCCGCCGCGGGTGGTCAACACGGTCTCCGTCGGCCAGACGCCGGAGGGCATCAAGATGGCGCCCGACGGCCGGCATGTCGCTGTCGTGGTGATCGACGGGTCGAACAAGGCGCGCAATTCGCCCTTCTTCCAGGCCCGCGGCAAGGTGGCGATCTATGAGGTGCGCGGCACCGACCTCGTGAAGGTCACCGAGGCGCCAATCGGGCAGTGGTCGCAAGGGGCGGCCTGGTCGGCCGACAGCCGGCGCCTGCTGGTGCAGAACATGGTGGGCGACGACATCCAGGTCTTCGCCTTCGAGAATGGCGCGCTCAGGGAAATCGGCACCCTCGCCATGCCGGCCTCGCCCGCTGCCATCCGCACGGCGGAGCCGGTCCGGCGCTGA
- the gpt gene encoding xanthine phosphoribosyltransferase translates to MATPNPEKAFPVSWDQFHRDARALAWRISSAGPFRAIVCITRGGLVPAAIVTRELGIRMIETVCIASYHDYQSQGQLKVIKEVAPHLLTDGGEGILVVDDLVDTGKTAKVVREMLPKAHFATVYAKPQGRPMVDTYVTEVSQDTWIYFPWDMGYTFQPPIRDAG, encoded by the coding sequence ATGGCGACCCCGAACCCGGAAAAGGCCTTCCCCGTCTCCTGGGACCAGTTCCACCGCGACGCCCGGGCGCTGGCCTGGCGCATCAGCAGCGCCGGCCCGTTCCGCGCCATCGTCTGCATCACCCGCGGCGGCCTCGTGCCGGCGGCGATCGTCACCCGCGAGCTCGGCATCCGCATGATCGAGACGGTCTGCATCGCCAGCTACCACGACTACCAGAGCCAGGGTCAGCTCAAGGTCATCAAGGAGGTGGCGCCCCACCTCCTCACCGATGGCGGCGAGGGCATCCTCGTGGTCGATGACCTCGTCGACACCGGCAAGACCGCGAAGGTGGTGCGCGAAATGCTGCCCAAGGCGCATTTCGCCACCGTCTATGCCAAGCCCCAGGGGCGGCCCATGGTCGATACCTACGTCACCGAAGTGTCCCAGGACACCTGGATCTACTTCCCCTGGGACATGGGCTACACCTTCCAGCCGCCGATCCGCGACGCCGGCTAA
- a CDS encoding OmpW/AlkL family protein → MKTVLRSAAIGAALLATPALAADLSAPRTSIDTAIVAPAFNPWQIRVRALAVVPSPSGAVTTLNGAAVPAINNLGISTSVVPELDITYYFTKNIAVELILGVTPHNVRPTGALSAALASTANIGKTWLLPPTLMLQYHFTDFGAFKPYVGAGVNYTMFFSQSAQGAMANGAPFAYNRFSVAPAAGVALQVGFDYMIDRHWGINVDVKKIFLRSNFKYTDTTGVLATTSGRVTIDPWLISTGVTYRF, encoded by the coding sequence ATGAAGACCGTCCTGCGCAGCGCCGCCATCGGCGCCGCCCTCCTCGCCACCCCGGCGCTTGCCGCCGACCTGTCGGCCCCGCGCACATCGATCGACACCGCGATCGTCGCACCGGCCTTCAACCCCTGGCAGATCCGCGTCCGCGCCCTGGCGGTCGTCCCCTCGCCCTCCGGCGCCGTCACCACGCTGAACGGCGCGGCGGTCCCGGCGATCAACAACCTCGGCATCTCCACCTCGGTGGTGCCGGAACTCGACATCACCTACTACTTCACCAAGAACATCGCGGTGGAGCTGATCCTCGGCGTCACGCCGCACAATGTGCGCCCGACCGGCGCGCTCTCGGCGGCGCTGGCCTCCACCGCCAATATCGGCAAGACCTGGCTGCTGCCGCCGACCCTGATGCTGCAGTACCACTTCACCGATTTCGGCGCCTTCAAGCCCTATGTCGGCGCCGGCGTGAACTACACAATGTTCTTCTCGCAGTCGGCCCAGGGCGCCATGGCGAACGGCGCGCCCTTCGCCTACAACCGCTTCTCCGTCGCGCCCGCCGCCGGCGTCGCCCTGCAGGTCGGTTTCGACTACATGATCGACCGCCACTGGGGCATCAATGTCGACGTGAAGAAGATCTTCCTGCGGTCCAACTTCAAGTACACCGACACGACCGGCGTGCTCGCCACCACCTCGGGCCGCGTGACCATCGACCCCTGGCTGATCTCCACCGGCGTCACCTACCGGTTCTGA
- a CDS encoding competence/damage-inducible protein A: MTEPTTVTAAILVIGDEILSGRTKDKNIGYIAEYCTAIGIDVKEVRVVPDEEDEIIPALNMLRAKYGYVFTTGGIGPTHDDITADCVAKAFGVSIDVDPRARAMLLERIPEKDLNEARLRMARIPAGAELIENPVSKAPGFMIGNVITMAGVPSVMQAMMDVVSPRLKTGTKMIQVSIEAPGLREGDIGTPYAAIAKAHPGVIMGSYPMMQDGKFWTRLVLRAKDAALLAAAEEAVVAMVGEHKRPDAPITITRGS; this comes from the coding sequence ATGACCGAGCCGACCACCGTCACCGCCGCCATCCTCGTCATCGGCGACGAGATCCTCTCCGGGCGCACCAAGGACAAGAACATCGGCTACATCGCCGAGTACTGCACGGCGATCGGCATCGACGTGAAGGAGGTCCGGGTCGTCCCCGACGAGGAGGACGAGATCATCCCTGCCCTCAACATGCTGCGGGCCAAGTACGGCTACGTCTTCACCACCGGCGGCATCGGCCCGACCCACGACGACATCACCGCCGACTGCGTCGCCAAGGCCTTCGGCGTCTCCATCGATGTCGACCCGCGCGCCCGCGCCATGCTGCTGGAGCGCATCCCCGAAAAGGACCTGAACGAGGCCCGCCTGCGCATGGCGCGCATCCCCGCCGGGGCCGAGCTCATCGAGAATCCGGTGTCGAAGGCGCCCGGCTTCATGATCGGCAATGTCATCACCATGGCCGGCGTGCCCTCGGTCATGCAGGCGATGATGGACGTGGTCTCGCCGCGGCTGAAGACCGGCACCAAGATGATCCAGGTCTCCATCGAGGCGCCGGGCCTGCGCGAGGGCGATATCGGCACGCCCTATGCCGCCATCGCCAAGGCCCATCCCGGCGTCATCATGGGCTCCTATCCGATGATGCAGGACGGCAAGTTCTGGACGCGCCTCGTGCTGCGCGCCAAGGACGCGGCGCTGCTCGCCGCCGCCGAAGAGGCGGTCGTCGCCATGGTCGGCGAGCACAAGCGGCCGGACGCGCCGATCACCATCACGCGCGGCAGCTGA
- a CDS encoding VOC family protein: MAAIVSRLIPCLWFNGEAEAAATYYVGIFPNSGITEVMRWPMDGMAPAGSVLTVTFELDGTRFVGLNGGPEFTFTEAVSFQVICETQDEIDHYWARLGAGGREVECGWLKDRFGLSWQIVPRMLPEALADADRERAARVMRSMMTMVKLDIAVLEVAGRG; this comes from the coding sequence ATGGCCGCCATCGTCTCCCGCCTCATCCCCTGCCTCTGGTTCAACGGCGAGGCCGAGGCCGCCGCCACCTACTATGTCGGCATCTTCCCGAACAGCGGGATCACCGAGGTGATGCGCTGGCCGATGGACGGCATGGCCCCGGCGGGCAGCGTGCTGACGGTGACCTTCGAGCTCGACGGCACGCGCTTCGTCGGCCTCAATGGCGGGCCGGAGTTCACGTTCACGGAAGCCGTCTCGTTCCAGGTGATCTGCGAGACCCAGGACGAGATCGACCATTACTGGGCGCGGCTCGGCGCGGGCGGCCGCGAGGTCGAGTGCGGCTGGCTGAAGGACCGCTTCGGCCTGTCGTGGCAGATCGTCCCGCGGATGCTCCCCGAGGCGCTGGCCGATGCGGACCGCGAGCGGGCGGCGCGGGTGATGCGGTCGATGATGACGATGGTGAAACTGGATATCGCGGTGCTTGAGGTGGCGGGGAGGGGGTGA
- a CDS encoding transglutaminase family protein, giving the protein MRIRIAHETVYSYAVPAHAVIQTLRLTPRNFEGQHILNWRIDVDQDARLDAHEDAFGNITHTFSCIGPIQTLTVRVDGLVETSDTAGVVRGAVERFPPGLYLRETALSAADPAIRAYAEARERPGDRLSTLHALLDDLARDMVFDKDPTQASTTAAEAFALKRGVCQDFAHVFIAAARHLGIPARYVGGYFLHADGTVDQEAGHAWAEAHVPDLGWVGFDAANGLCPTEQHIRIACGLDYLNAAPIRGSRHGGEGEFLTVKVMVDQALRQVQVQ; this is encoded by the coding sequence ATGCGCATCCGCATCGCCCACGAGACCGTCTACAGCTACGCGGTCCCCGCCCATGCGGTGATCCAGACGCTGCGGCTGACGCCCCGCAACTTCGAGGGCCAGCACATCCTCAACTGGCGCATCGACGTCGACCAGGACGCCCGGCTCGACGCCCACGAGGACGCCTTCGGCAACATCACCCACACCTTCTCCTGCATCGGCCCGATCCAGACGCTGACCGTCCGCGTCGACGGCCTCGTCGAGACCTCCGACACGGCCGGCGTGGTGCGCGGCGCGGTGGAGCGTTTTCCGCCCGGCCTCTACCTGCGCGAGACCGCCCTCTCCGCCGCCGATCCTGCCATCCGTGCCTATGCCGAGGCGCGCGAGCGGCCGGGCGACCGGCTCTCCACCCTCCACGCCCTGCTCGACGACCTCGCCCGCGACATGGTCTTCGACAAGGACCCGACCCAGGCCTCGACCACAGCGGCGGAGGCCTTCGCGCTGAAGCGCGGCGTCTGCCAGGACTTCGCCCATGTCTTCATCGCCGCGGCGCGCCATCTCGGCATCCCCGCGCGCTATGTGGGCGGCTATTTCCTCCATGCCGACGGCACGGTGGACCAGGAGGCCGGCCATGCCTGGGCCGAGGCCCATGTGCCCGACCTCGGCTGGGTCGGCTTCGACGCCGCCAACGGCCTCTGCCCGACCGAGCAGCACATCCGCATCGCCTGCGGCCTCGACTATCTCAACGCCGCGCCCATCCGCGGCTCGCGCCATGGTGGCGAGGGTGAGTTTTTGACCGTGAAGGTCATGGTCGACCAGGCGCTGCGGCAGGTGCAGGTGCAGTAG
- a CDS encoding alpha-E domain-containing protein, with product MLSRTADNLFWLARYVERAEYLARIIEASTRLANLPSAYAGTSNEWESAVATAGCAHLFYQAHEKATRETVIDFLAFSPDNPSSIRSCFEVARTNARAVRTALTVEMWDAINAAWLELSKYRASGLNQDENLANFLAFVKETGLRFDGSAYRTMLRSDGYWFSRLGVMIERADNTARILDVKYHVLLPASETVGGSLDYFQWSAILRAVSALTAYHWVYKESLKPWLVADLLILNDQMPRSLAACYESIVRNLDSLSLAYGRQGPAQRAARATRTRLENARIEDIFQSGLHEFVSDFITENNRLGAAITQQYLT from the coding sequence ATGCTCTCCCGTACCGCCGACAATCTCTTCTGGCTCGCCCGCTACGTCGAACGCGCCGAATATCTCGCCCGCATCATCGAGGCCTCGACGCGACTTGCGAACCTGCCCTCGGCCTATGCCGGGACCTCCAACGAATGGGAATCGGCGGTGGCGACCGCCGGCTGCGCCCATCTCTTCTACCAGGCGCACGAGAAGGCGACGCGCGAGACGGTCATCGACTTCCTCGCCTTCTCGCCCGACAACCCCTCCTCCATCCGCTCCTGCTTCGAGGTGGCCCGCACCAATGCCCGCGCGGTGCGCACGGCGCTGACGGTGGAGATGTGGGACGCCATCAACGCCGCGTGGCTGGAACTGTCGAAGTACCGCGCCTCCGGCCTGAACCAGGACGAGAACCTCGCCAATTTCCTCGCCTTCGTGAAGGAAACGGGCCTGCGCTTCGACGGCTCGGCCTATCGCACCATGCTGCGCTCGGACGGCTACTGGTTCTCGCGCCTCGGCGTGATGATCGAGCGCGCCGACAACACCGCCCGCATCCTCGACGTGAAGTATCACGTGCTGTTGCCGGCCTCGGAGACGGTCGGCGGCTCGCTCGACTATTTCCAGTGGTCGGCGATCCTGCGCGCGGTCTCGGCACTCACCGCCTATCACTGGGTCTACAAGGAGAGCCTCAAGCCCTGGCTGGTGGCCGACCTCCTCATCCTCAACGACCAGATGCCGCGCTCGCTCGCCGCCTGCTACGAGAGCATCGTGCGCAATCTCGACAGCCTGTCGCTGGCCTATGGCCGGCAGGGCCCGGCCCAGCGCGCCGCCCGCGCCACGCGCACCCGGCTGGAGAACGCCCGCATCGAGGACATCTTCCAGTCCGGGCTGCATGAATTCGTCTCGGACTTCATCACCGAGAACAACCGGCTGGGCGCCGCCATCACCCAGCAATACCTCACCTGA
- a CDS encoding circularly permuted type 2 ATP-grasp protein, with translation MTLADGAVRPAYETLARWLQSIPPDLLATRSREAEALFRRIGITFAVYGDAASTERLIPFDVIPRVLTSDEWSRLSKGLTQRVRAINAFLGDVYSKREILRAGIVPEDLVYRNPAFRPEMNQQPVPHGIYVMIAGIDIVRVDGDTFYVLEDNARTPSGVSYMLENREVMIRLFPELFSAHRVAPVENYTDDLLATMQSVAPRSASSDPTCVLLTPGLFNSAYYEHTFLADKLGVELVEGRDLFVKADVVYMRTTEGPKRVDVIYRRLDDDFLDPLVFRPDSALGVPGLMSAYHAGNVTLANAVGTGVADDKAVYSYMPEIVKFYLGEEPILRNVPTWRCREADELKYVLERLPELVVKEVHGSGGYGMLIGPKATNAEIETFREKLIKDPANFIAQPTLALSTCPTLVEEGVAPRHVDLRPFVLTGRDKVRIVPGGLTRVALKEGSLVVNSSQGGGTKDTWVLDS, from the coding sequence ATGACCCTCGCGGACGGTGCAGTCCGCCCCGCCTACGAGACCCTCGCCCGCTGGCTCCAGTCGATTCCACCGGATCTTCTCGCCACCCGTTCGCGAGAGGCCGAGGCGCTGTTCCGCCGCATCGGCATCACCTTCGCCGTCTATGGCGACGCCGCCTCGACCGAGCGGCTGATCCCCTTCGACGTCATCCCGCGGGTGCTCACCAGCGATGAATGGAGCCGGCTCTCCAAGGGCCTCACCCAGCGGGTGCGCGCCATCAACGCCTTCCTCGGCGACGTCTATTCCAAGCGCGAGATCCTGCGCGCCGGGATCGTGCCGGAGGACCTCGTCTACCGGAACCCGGCCTTCCGTCCGGAGATGAACCAGCAGCCGGTGCCCCACGGCATCTATGTGATGATTGCCGGCATCGACATCGTCCGCGTCGACGGCGACACGTTTTATGTCCTCGAGGACAATGCCCGCACCCCCTCCGGCGTCTCCTACATGCTGGAGAACCGCGAGGTGATGATCCGCCTCTTCCCCGAGCTCTTCTCGGCCCACCGCGTGGCGCCGGTGGAGAACTACACCGACGACCTTCTCGCCACGATGCAGTCGGTGGCGCCCCGCTCGGCCTCGTCCGATCCGACATGCGTGCTTCTGACGCCCGGCCTGTTCAACTCGGCCTATTACGAGCACACCTTCCTCGCCGACAAGCTCGGCGTCGAGCTGGTCGAGGGCCGTGACCTCTTCGTCAAGGCCGACGTCGTCTACATGCGCACGACCGAGGGGCCGAAGCGCGTCGACGTCATCTATCGCCGCCTCGACGACGACTTCCTCGACCCGCTGGTCTTCCGTCCGGATTCGGCGCTCGGCGTGCCCGGCCTCATGTCCGCCTACCATGCGGGCAATGTCACGCTCGCCAATGCGGTCGGCACCGGCGTCGCCGACGACAAGGCGGTCTACAGCTACATGCCGGAGATCGTGAAGTTCTATCTCGGCGAGGAGCCGATCCTGAGGAACGTGCCGACCTGGCGCTGCCGCGAGGCGGACGAGCTGAAATATGTGCTGGAGCGCCTGCCCGAACTGGTCGTCAAGGAGGTCCATGGCTCCGGCGGCTACGGCATGCTCATCGGCCCGAAGGCGACGAACGCCGAGATCGAGACCTTCCGCGAGAAGCTGATCAAGGACCCCGCCAATTTCATCGCCCAGCCGACGCTGGCGCTCTCCACCTGCCCGACCCTCGTCGAGGAGGGCGTCGCGCCCCGCCACGTCGACCTGCGCCCCTTCGTGCTCACCGGCCGCGACAAGGTCCGCATCGTGCCCGGCGGCCTCACCCGCGTGGCGCTGAAGGAGGGCTCCCTTGTGGTGAATTCGAGCCAGGGCGGCGGCACCAAGGACACCTGGGTCCTGGATTCCTGA
- a CDS encoding rhodanese-related sulfurtransferase, which yields MTVTVAALYRFAPLPDCAELRAPLADLCVELGLMGTLLLAPEGINGTVAGSAKAIAALLDRLRGGWIFGERLEGLSVRLSQTDAMPFGRLKVKVKREIVAFDGGATDPTQRVGTYVAPADWNEVIRDPETLVIDTRNGFEVAMGSFEGATDPATTSFGDFRAFVDGALDPARHRRIAMFCTGGIRCEKASAFLLDRGFPEVLHLKGGILAYLAEVPREESLWRGGCFVFDDRIALGHGLVPVPVAQEAA from the coding sequence ATGACCGTCACGGTCGCCGCCCTCTATCGCTTTGCCCCGCTGCCCGACTGCGCCGAACTCCGCGCGCCGCTCGCGGATCTGTGTGTGGAGCTCGGCCTCATGGGCACGCTTCTGCTGGCCCCCGAGGGCATCAACGGCACGGTGGCGGGTTCCGCCAAGGCCATCGCGGCGCTGCTCGATCGGCTCCGGGGCGGATGGATATTCGGTGAGCGCCTCGAGGGCCTGTCCGTCCGCCTGTCGCAGACGGATGCCATGCCCTTCGGACGGCTCAAGGTGAAGGTGAAGCGCGAGATCGTCGCCTTCGACGGCGGTGCCACCGATCCGACGCAGCGCGTCGGGACCTATGTGGCGCCCGCCGACTGGAACGAGGTCATCCGCGATCCGGAGACGCTCGTGATCGACACCCGCAACGGCTTCGAGGTGGCGATGGGGTCATTCGAGGGGGCGACCGACCCCGCCACGACCTCCTTCGGCGACTTTCGGGCCTTCGTCGACGGCGCCCTCGATCCGGCCCGCCATCGCCGCATCGCCATGTTCTGCACCGGCGGCATCCGCTGCGAGAAGGCGAGCGCCTTTCTCCTCGACCGCGGCTTTCCCGAGGTGTTGCACCTCAAGGGCGGCATCCTCGCCTATCTCGCCGAGGTGCCTCGGGAAGAGAGCCTGTGGCGTGGCGGCTGCTTCGTCTTCGACGACCGCATTGCGCTGGGGCACGGCCTGGTGCCGGTTCCCGTTGCACAGGAGGCCGCATGA
- a CDS encoding SlyX family protein codes for MSDVNDLTGRLEALEIRVAYQDQTIEDLNATITAQWQEIERLQRLLKRLEEQVNESLASAGAPNLPEPPPPHY; via the coding sequence ATGAGCGACGTGAACGACCTCACCGGCCGGCTGGAGGCGCTGGAAATCCGCGTCGCCTACCAGGACCAGACCATCGAGGACCTCAACGCCACCATCACCGCCCAGTGGCAGGAGATCGAGCGGTTGCAGCGCCTGCTGAAGCGGCTGGAAGAGCAGGTCAACGAGAGCCTCGCCTCGGCGGGTGCGCCGAACCTGCCGGAACCGCCGCCGCCGCATTACTGA
- a CDS encoding proteasome-type protease: protein MTYCCGILVRDGLVMIADTRTNAGLDNISTFRKLHVFQKPGERVMILASAGNLSITQSVIGFLQEGVLNPETGESESIMNAPSMFQAAQRVGRAIREVRRIYGPGLEEDGVKFEASFLFGGQIKGRSLRLFMVYAAGNYIECTVDTPYLQIGEHKYGKPILDRAIKFDTPLNDALKIGLVSMDSTMRSNLGVGMPIDIAVTPRGDAILQTHYRIEPGEPYFHDLRERWSAALRKAHMDIPPPPYSGSNVVK from the coding sequence ATGACCTATTGCTGCGGCATTCTCGTGCGCGACGGCCTCGTGATGATCGCCGACACGCGCACCAATGCCGGCCTCGACAACATCTCGACCTTCCGCAAGCTGCACGTCTTCCAGAAGCCGGGCGAGCGGGTGATGATCCTCGCCTCGGCGGGCAATCTGTCCATCACCCAGTCGGTCATCGGCTTCCTGCAGGAGGGCGTGCTCAACCCGGAAACGGGCGAGAGCGAGTCGATCATGAACGCGCCGAGCATGTTCCAGGCGGCGCAGCGGGTCGGCCGCGCCATCCGGGAGGTGAGGCGCATCTATGGGCCGGGGCTCGAGGAGGACGGCGTCAAGTTCGAGGCCTCTTTCCTGTTCGGCGGCCAGATCAAGGGTCGCTCGCTCCGCCTGTTCATGGTCTATGCGGCCGGCAACTACATCGAGTGCACGGTCGACACGCCCTACCTGCAGATCGGCGAGCACAAATACGGCAAACCGATCCTCGATCGCGCCATCAAGTTCGACACGCCGCTCAACGACGCGCTGAAGATCGGCCTCGTCTCGATGGACTCCACCATGCGGTCGAACCTTGGCGTCGGCATGCCCATCGATATCGCGGTGACGCCGCGGGGCGATGCGATCCTGCAGACGCATTACCGTATCGAGCCGGGTGAGCCCTATTTCCACGACCTGCGCGAGCGCTGGTCGGCGGCCCTGCGCAAGGCGCACATGGACATTCCGCCGCCGCCCTATTCGGGCTCCAACGTGGTGAAGTGA
- a CDS encoding DUF1176 domain-containing protein, producing MIARLTQASLIAAATVLAASSIARADGRGEIRTFRDWIVACDNTRTCRAFGMPKQDTMIGVALRIDRGGAADAQPVISIVLDRDTGGTTGLRLSASVDGGAATDIVVGQAASQDEETITVTDRALAERLIADIRRGQSLRVTVHPAGNQQEPPDPISLDGAMAALLWMDEQQGRIGSRDALARPGDGRARPPLPTEPPRAPAERRLPDQGDVARRLEAVRAPVLAAFRALPTDTCDDEDNPAIAAHRLAERLLLVAVRCWSGAYQSSEIHFLVREGAVPQVRPASFPRPRKPSPDARPEPYDDAILTTSDVDAATGRVAHFAKGRGIGDCGEVAEWQWDGERFRPVRFDVMPTCRGLTPPNWFSLYRTR from the coding sequence ATGATCGCCCGCCTGACACAAGCCAGCCTGATCGCCGCCGCGACGGTCCTTGCAGCCAGCAGCATCGCCCGGGCCGACGGGCGCGGCGAGATCCGCACCTTCCGTGACTGGATCGTCGCCTGCGACAACACCCGCACCTGCCGCGCCTTCGGCATGCCGAAGCAGGACACCATGATCGGCGTCGCCCTGCGCATCGACCGCGGAGGGGCCGCCGATGCCCAGCCCGTGATCAGCATCGTCCTCGACCGGGACACCGGTGGCACGACCGGGCTGCGCCTCTCGGCCAGCGTCGATGGCGGCGCCGCCACGGACATCGTCGTGGGGCAAGCCGCCAGCCAGGACGAGGAGACCATCACCGTCACCGACCGCGCCCTCGCCGAACGCCTTATCGCCGACATCCGGCGCGGCCAGAGCCTCCGTGTCACGGTTCATCCGGCCGGCAACCAGCAAGAACCGCCCGATCCGATCTCGCTCGACGGCGCCATGGCGGCCCTGCTTTGGATGGACGAGCAGCAGGGTCGCATCGGATCGCGCGATGCTCTCGCCCGGCCGGGCGATGGCCGGGCGAGGCCGCCGCTGCCGACCGAACCGCCCCGGGCGCCGGCCGAACGCCGCTTGCCGGACCAGGGGGATGTCGCGCGCCGGCTGGAAGCGGTGCGCGCGCCGGTCCTGGCGGCCTTCCGCGCCCTTCCCACCGACACCTGCGACGACGAGGACAACCCCGCCATTGCCGCGCACCGCCTCGCCGAAAGGCTTCTGCTCGTGGCCGTGCGCTGCTGGAGCGGCGCGTACCAGTCCAGCGAGATCCATTTCCTCGTCAGGGAGGGCGCGGTGCCACAGGTTCGCCCCGCATCCTTCCCGCGGCCGCGGAAGCCGTCGCCCGATGCGCGGCCCGAACCCTATGACGACGCGATCCTGACCACTTCGGACGTCGACGCCGCCACGGGTCGCGTCGCCCATTTCGCCAAGGGCCGCGGCATCGGCGATTGCGGCGAGGTCGCCGAATGGCAGTGGGACGGAGAGCGCTTCCGGCCGGTTCGTTTCGACGTCATGCCGACCTGCCGGGGCCTGACGCCGCCGAACTGGTTCAGCCTCTACCGGACGCGCTGA